In Vibrio atlanticus, the following proteins share a genomic window:
- the sppA gene encoding signal peptide peptidase SppA translates to MKKIFKFIGMIFKGIWKLITFVRLALVNLFFLLSIAIIYFVYFHSDTTQPTVPQESALVLNLSGPIVEQSRYINPMDSVTGSLLGKDLPKENVLFDIVETIRYAKDDDKVTGIVLALKELPETNLTKLRYIAKALNEFKATGKPIYAVGDFYNQSQYYLASYATKVFLSPDGGVLLKGYSAYSLFYKTLLEKLDVNTHVFRVGTYKSAIEPFIRDDMSDAAKESASRWLGQLWGAYVDDVSNNRQIDAKTLNPSMDSFLKDLESVDGDIAKLAEKLGLVDELATRQQVRLELADVFGSDGQDSYNALGYYEYRTTMLPDLTSESHDVAVIVASGAIMDGKQPRGTVGGDTTAALLRQARNDDKVKAVVLRVDSPGGSAFASEVIRNEIEAIKQAGKPVVVSMSSLAASGGYWISMGADKILAQPTTLTGSIGIFSVITTFEKGLNDIGVYTDGVGTSPFSGLGITTGLSEGAKDAFQMGIENGYRRFISLVGENRGMEVDAVDKIAQGRVWTGQDAIEKGLVDEIGDFDDAITAAASLAELETYNIYWVEEPLSATELFIQEFMNKVQMSIGLDIQSMIPSSLQPVTQQLAQDSQLLGNFNDPQGRYAFCLNCQVQ, encoded by the coding sequence ATGAAAAAAATATTCAAATTTATAGGCATGATCTTTAAAGGGATTTGGAAGCTCATCACGTTTGTGCGTCTTGCGCTGGTTAACCTTTTCTTTTTACTCAGTATCGCCATCATCTACTTTGTATACTTCCACTCAGACACAACTCAACCCACTGTTCCACAGGAATCGGCTTTAGTACTTAACCTGTCTGGCCCTATCGTGGAGCAAAGTCGCTATATCAATCCGATGGATTCGGTCACGGGTTCACTGCTTGGCAAAGACCTTCCAAAAGAAAATGTCCTGTTTGATATTGTTGAAACGATTCGCTACGCCAAAGACGATGACAAGGTAACTGGTATCGTTTTAGCACTCAAAGAACTGCCAGAAACCAATCTGACCAAGCTTCGCTACATTGCTAAAGCGCTCAACGAGTTCAAAGCAACTGGCAAACCAATTTATGCGGTGGGTGACTTTTACAACCAAAGCCAATACTACCTAGCCAGCTACGCAACTAAAGTCTTCCTATCACCAGATGGTGGGGTTCTTCTTAAAGGCTACAGTGCTTACTCGCTATTCTACAAAACGTTATTAGAGAAGCTTGACGTAAATACACATGTATTCCGCGTCGGTACTTATAAGTCTGCAATCGAACCTTTCATTCGCGACGATATGTCAGACGCAGCGAAAGAGTCAGCTTCTCGTTGGTTAGGTCAACTGTGGGGAGCATACGTTGATGACGTAAGCAACAACCGCCAGATCGATGCTAAAACCTTGAACCCAAGCATGGACTCTTTCTTAAAAGACCTTGAGTCGGTTGATGGCGATATCGCAAAACTGGCAGAGAAGCTTGGTTTAGTTGACGAACTGGCAACTCGCCAACAAGTTCGTCTAGAGCTCGCAGACGTCTTCGGCAGTGACGGTCAAGACAGCTATAACGCGTTGGGGTACTACGAGTACCGTACAACCATGCTTCCTGACCTAACAAGTGAATCGCACGATGTCGCTGTAATTGTCGCTAGCGGCGCAATTATGGATGGCAAGCAGCCACGTGGCACCGTTGGTGGTGATACCACGGCCGCCCTACTTCGCCAAGCGCGCAACGACGACAAAGTAAAAGCGGTTGTACTTCGTGTAGACAGCCCAGGTGGTAGCGCATTTGCTTCAGAAGTTATCCGCAATGAAATAGAAGCGATCAAGCAAGCTGGTAAACCTGTTGTGGTTTCTATGTCTAGCCTGGCTGCTTCTGGTGGTTATTGGATCTCGATGGGCGCAGACAAGATTTTGGCTCAACCAACCACACTAACAGGCTCGATCGGTATCTTCAGTGTTATCACGACCTTTGAGAAAGGCTTGAACGATATCGGCGTTTACACCGATGGCGTTGGTACGTCGCCTTTCTCTGGTCTTGGTATTACAACTGGACTAAGCGAAGGTGCGAAAGACGCTTTCCAAATGGGCATTGAAAACGGTTACCGCCGATTCATCAGCCTAGTTGGAGAAAACCGTGGCATGGAAGTCGATGCTGTAGACAAGATTGCTCAAGGCCGAGTATGGACAGGCCAAGATGCAATCGAGAAAGGTCTAGTCGATGAAATTGGTGATTTTGATGATGCGATTACAGCTGCGGCTTCACTTGCAGAGCTTGAAACCTACAATATCTACTGGGTAGAAGAGCCTCTTTCAGCCACTGAACTATTTATTCAAGAATTTATGAACAAAGTTCAGATGTCGATAGGCCTTGATATTCAGTCAATGATTCCAAGCAGTTTACAGCCTGTTACTCAACAGTTAGCTCAAGATAGCCAACTGTTAGGTAACTTTAACGACCCACAAGGCCGATATGCTTTTTGCTTAAACTGCCAAGTTCAATAA
- the ansA gene encoding asparaginase, which produces MERKHIYIAYTGGTIGMQKSLDHGYVPVAGFMDKQLAGMPEFHRPEMPEYTIHEYSPLMDSSDMTPLDWQTIADDIRANYDKYDGFVILHGTDTMAYTASALSFMLENLGKPVIVTGSQIPLAELRSDGQANLLNALHIAANYPINEVTLFFNNKLMRGNRSTKSHADGFNAFTSPNLTPLLEAGINIQISNNVKVNEQPEGAFKVHNITPQPIGVITMYPGISHEVIRNTLLQPVNAMILLTFGVGNAPQNQELLQHLKDASERGVIVVNLTQCLAGKVNMGGYATGCALAESGVISGYDMTPEAALAKLHYLLSQDLSYEEVKAQMQQVLRGEMSL; this is translated from the coding sequence ATGGAAAGAAAACACATCTATATCGCGTATACCGGCGGCACAATTGGCATGCAGAAGTCTTTGGACCACGGCTATGTCCCAGTCGCAGGTTTTATGGATAAGCAGCTAGCTGGCATGCCTGAATTCCATCGCCCAGAAATGCCTGAGTACACCATTCATGAATACTCTCCATTAATGGACTCTTCAGATATGACGCCACTTGATTGGCAGACTATCGCTGATGATATTCGCGCGAACTACGATAAGTACGATGGTTTCGTTATCCTGCACGGTACAGACACTATGGCTTACACCGCCTCAGCTCTGTCATTCATGTTAGAAAACCTCGGCAAACCTGTGATTGTTACGGGCTCTCAGATCCCATTAGCAGAATTACGTTCAGACGGACAAGCAAACCTGTTAAATGCTCTGCACATTGCAGCGAACTACCCGATCAACGAAGTGACACTGTTCTTCAACAACAAGTTGATGCGCGGTAACCGCAGTACAAAATCACACGCTGATGGCTTCAATGCGTTTACCTCTCCAAACCTAACTCCATTGCTAGAAGCGGGTATCAATATCCAGATCAGCAATAACGTTAAGGTAAACGAACAACCTGAAGGTGCTTTCAAGGTTCATAACATTACTCCGCAACCCATCGGTGTAATTACAATGTACCCAGGAATCTCGCATGAGGTGATTCGCAACACGCTACTACAGCCTGTAAATGCAATGATTCTGCTTACTTTTGGTGTTGGTAACGCACCGCAAAATCAAGAACTACTTCAACACTTAAAAGATGCCTCAGAACGAGGTGTGATTGTGGTGAACCTAACTCAGTGTTTGGCAGGTAAAGTCAACATGGGTGGTTACGCGACGGGTTGTGCACTAGCAGAATCGGGCGTTATCAGTGGTTACGATATGACACCAGAAGCAGCACTGGCGAAATTACATTATCTATTGAGCCAAGATTTAAGCTACGAAGAAGTGAAGGCTCAAATGCAACAAGTGTTACGCGGTGAGATGAGCTTATAA
- a CDS encoding YeaC family protein, whose translation MDAEQLLSAMTPEVYERLNYAVETGKWPEGTALSKEQRDSCMQAVMLYQSKHNSEAQHMTIAAGGEISFKSKSELKKQFKSDQEDIVRVNPNH comes from the coding sequence ATGGATGCAGAACAACTTCTTAGCGCAATGACCCCCGAGGTCTACGAACGTTTAAACTATGCAGTTGAAACGGGGAAATGGCCAGAAGGAACGGCGCTCTCTAAAGAACAGCGCGACTCGTGTATGCAGGCGGTTATGTTGTATCAATCGAAACATAACTCTGAAGCTCAACATATGACAATTGCAGCCGGCGGAGAAATTAGCTTTAAATCAAAGTCTGAACTAAAGAAGCAGTTTAAGTCCGACCAAGAAGATATTGTTAGAGTTAATCCTAATCATTAG
- the msrB gene encoding peptide-methionine (R)-S-oxide reductase MsrB, with translation MIKPDEYWRERLTDDEFSVCRQRGTEAPYSGKLLHNHKTGVYSCTCCESPLFLSDNKYDSGCGWPSFDAPVNDEAVRYIEDLSHGMKRVEIRCTVCDSHLGHVFPDGPKTTGERFCVNSVSLIFNKNDETTK, from the coding sequence ATGATAAAGCCTGATGAATACTGGCGTGAACGCCTAACGGACGATGAATTTTCTGTGTGTCGTCAACGTGGTACCGAAGCCCCATATAGCGGTAAGTTACTGCACAACCATAAGACGGGTGTCTACAGCTGCACATGCTGTGAAAGCCCTTTGTTTCTGTCGGATAACAAATATGATTCAGGGTGCGGTTGGCCAAGCTTTGATGCCCCTGTGAATGATGAAGCAGTACGCTATATAGAAGATCTAAGTCACGGAATGAAGCGTGTAGAGATCCGTTGTACTGTTTGTGATAGCCATTTAGGTCACGTTTTTCCTGATGGTCCGAAGACAACCGGTGAACGGTTCTGTGTTAATTCTGTGTCGTTAATTTTCAACAAAAATGACGAAACTACCAAATAA
- a CDS encoding DNA topoisomerase III, translated as MSRLIIAEKPSLGRAIAAALPNPQKKDQGFIKCGNGDVVTWCIGHLLEQVEPDAYDDRYKKWNLADLPIVPEQWQLRPRKTSSKQLTVIRKLLKDATQIVHAGDPDREGQLLVDEVIDYCKVSKAKKESMDRLLISDLNLPAVKRALSQMRSNRDFIPLSISALARSRADWLYGMNMTRAYTLLGQKAGYQGVLSVGRVQTPVLGLVVRRDEEIENFIPKDYFTLHALIPYQNNGQSFDIRARWKPSEACKPWQDEEGRVLNRKLVENVAQRIANQPATVTESEQKQSKQAAPLPYSLSALQIDASKRFGMSAQQVLDTCQSLYEKHKLITYPRSDSRYLPKDHYSQRESVVDAIANNAKELQSGAQGADLSLKSKAWNDSKVDAHHAIIPTPKKSSVNGLSANEMKIYQQIARQYLMQFYPPAIFADAKLVFDIAGGVFIAKGRQLINPGWKVLMGKTDTEEKGDGTDTVPPLDKGTVLTCREGIIGDKKTEPPKHFTEATLLQAMTGIARFVANKDLKAILKETDGLGTEATRAGILDTLFKRQLLTRQGKSIHSSPAGRGLIHALPEDSTFPDMTAHWEHQLQGMAERNQAYQPFMQALESKIDGLMGKVKTGEVPESLRHLPKVERPAFKRRKGGGAKKSYAKKGTYAKKGAKS; from the coding sequence ATGTCTCGCCTTATTATTGCTGAAAAACCAAGCCTAGGCCGCGCGATCGCCGCCGCACTACCTAATCCACAAAAGAAAGACCAAGGGTTTATCAAATGTGGCAATGGGGATGTGGTGACTTGGTGTATTGGACACTTATTGGAGCAAGTTGAGCCAGACGCTTATGATGACCGTTATAAGAAATGGAACTTAGCCGATCTTCCTATCGTGCCGGAGCAATGGCAGCTAAGACCGCGTAAGACGTCAAGCAAACAGCTCACGGTGATCCGAAAGCTATTGAAGGACGCGACCCAAATTGTCCATGCGGGAGACCCGGATAGAGAAGGGCAGTTGCTGGTTGATGAAGTGATTGATTACTGCAAAGTATCCAAGGCTAAGAAAGAGTCGATGGACAGGCTACTTATTAGTGACTTGAACTTGCCAGCCGTGAAGCGTGCGCTCTCTCAGATGCGGAGTAACCGCGATTTTATTCCACTTTCTATTTCTGCATTGGCGCGCTCTAGAGCCGATTGGCTGTATGGCATGAATATGACTCGCGCGTATACCTTGCTTGGTCAAAAGGCAGGTTACCAAGGGGTATTGTCGGTAGGGCGAGTGCAAACGCCTGTACTTGGTTTGGTCGTAAGGCGTGATGAAGAGATCGAAAATTTCATTCCGAAAGATTACTTCACTCTGCATGCGCTGATCCCTTACCAAAACAACGGGCAGAGCTTTGATATTCGAGCGCGTTGGAAACCAAGCGAAGCATGTAAGCCATGGCAAGATGAAGAAGGCCGGGTGCTCAATCGAAAACTGGTTGAGAACGTGGCTCAGCGAATTGCGAATCAACCCGCGACGGTGACGGAATCAGAGCAAAAGCAAAGTAAACAAGCTGCGCCACTGCCTTATTCGCTGTCAGCACTGCAGATTGATGCGTCTAAGCGTTTTGGTATGAGTGCTCAGCAGGTGTTAGACACTTGTCAGTCGTTGTACGAGAAACACAAACTCATCACTTACCCGCGTTCTGATAGCCGCTATCTACCTAAAGATCACTACTCACAAAGAGAGTCGGTCGTGGATGCTATCGCTAACAATGCGAAAGAGCTGCAAAGTGGTGCTCAAGGTGCGGATCTTTCTCTTAAATCAAAAGCATGGAACGACAGCAAGGTCGACGCTCACCACGCGATAATCCCAACACCGAAGAAATCATCGGTGAATGGCCTGTCTGCCAACGAGATGAAAATCTATCAGCAAATTGCTCGTCAGTATCTGATGCAGTTTTATCCGCCGGCCATTTTTGCTGATGCCAAGCTTGTGTTTGATATCGCTGGTGGCGTGTTCATCGCAAAAGGGCGTCAGCTTATCAACCCGGGCTGGAAAGTGTTGATGGGGAAAACGGACACTGAAGAAAAAGGTGATGGCACGGATACGGTACCTCCATTGGATAAAGGTACGGTGTTGACGTGTCGTGAAGGCATTATTGGCGATAAGAAAACCGAACCACCAAAGCACTTCACGGAAGCGACCTTGCTACAAGCGATGACTGGTATCGCGCGCTTTGTGGCAAATAAAGACCTCAAAGCCATTTTGAAAGAGACCGACGGCCTTGGAACAGAGGCGACTCGTGCTGGCATTCTAGATACTCTATTTAAAAGGCAGTTGCTAACGCGTCAAGGTAAGAGTATTCATAGTAGCCCTGCGGGCAGAGGCTTGATTCATGCTTTACCTGAGGACTCGACCTTCCCCGACATGACGGCACACTGGGAGCACCAGTTGCAAGGTATGGCAGAACGAAATCAAGCGTATCAACCTTTCATGCAAGCGCTAGAAAGTAAGATTGATGGTTTGATGGGCAAGGTAAAAACGGGAGAAGTTCCTGAATCACTCCGCCACCTTCCTAAAGTCGAAAGACCAGCGTTTAAACGTCGTAAGGGCGGTGGCGCGAAGAAGTCTTATGCCAAGAAAGGTACCTATGCTAAGAAGGGCGCGAAAAGCTAA
- a CDS encoding DUF2989 domain-containing protein: protein MKWLVLSLLPFTLVGCFDGNKNTAQLCESNPWLQCEKLNMNDGQCRVARTDLVWHRFEAKEKPSDTNKIKEFELVSAYKKCLELAAQIETIDQSKLQERRFISLMNSIEESERIVDELSRSNTPETLYFMWSQTGDTNARRSFLQLEGTEALNTAEMQYALATFYTTRDHEKTLKLLNNALTLSNGSKVNTEIFKSMASINHSLGHMEKAYVWAMVAKEFDVPIASEAELTVLYRFDESTYEQLNQDADNIVEAIEDEVYSSSIVPRY from the coding sequence ATGAAATGGTTGGTACTAAGCCTATTGCCTTTCACTCTGGTTGGGTGTTTTGACGGGAACAAAAATACCGCTCAATTGTGCGAAAGCAACCCGTGGCTTCAGTGTGAAAAGTTAAATATGAATGACGGACAGTGCCGTGTCGCACGTACCGACCTCGTCTGGCATCGATTTGAAGCAAAAGAAAAACCCAGCGATACCAATAAGATTAAAGAGTTCGAATTAGTCTCTGCCTACAAAAAGTGTTTAGAACTTGCAGCACAAATTGAAACGATTGATCAATCCAAACTTCAAGAACGTCGCTTCATCTCCTTAATGAATAGTATCGAAGAGTCTGAGCGTATTGTTGATGAACTCTCGCGATCAAATACCCCGGAAACGCTTTATTTTATGTGGTCACAAACTGGGGATACCAACGCAAGACGCAGTTTCCTGCAATTAGAAGGGACAGAAGCATTAAACACAGCAGAGATGCAATATGCGCTAGCCACTTTTTATACTACCCGTGACCATGAAAAAACGCTTAAGCTACTCAACAATGCGTTAACGCTTTCTAATGGTTCGAAGGTCAACACCGAGATCTTCAAATCGATGGCGAGTATCAACCACAGCCTTGGGCATATGGAAAAGGCGTACGTGTGGGCCATGGTAGCGAAAGAGTTTGATGTACCTATTGCTTCGGAAGCAGAACTTACCGTGTTGTACCGTTTCGATGAGTCAACATACGAACAACTGAATCAAGACGCGGACAATATAGTAGAAGCTATTGAAGATGAGGTTTACAGCTCTTCAATCGTCCCTCGTTACTGA
- the gap gene encoding type I glyceraldehyde-3-phosphate dehydrogenase, whose translation MTIKVGINGFGRIGRFVFRAAQERADIEVVGINDLIDVEYMAYMLKYDSTHGRFNGTVEVEGGNLIVNGKTVRVTAERNPEDLKWDAIEVDVVAEATGLFLTDETARKHITAGAKKVVLTGPSKDATPMFVMGVNQASYAGQDIVSNASCTTNCLAPIAKVLNDKWGIESGLMTTVHATTATQKTVDGPSAKDWRGGRGASQNIIPSSTGAAKAVGVVLPELNGLLTGMAFRVPTANVSVVDLTVNLKEAASYEAICAAMKEASEGEMAGVLGYTEDQVVSQDFIGEVQTSVFDAKAGVALTDKFVKVVSWYDNEIGYSNKVLDLIAHISK comes from the coding sequence ATGACTATCAAAGTAGGTATTAACGGTTTTGGCCGTATCGGCCGTTTCGTATTCCGCGCAGCTCAAGAGCGTGCAGACATCGAAGTAGTAGGTATTAACGATCTAATCGACGTAGAGTACATGGCATACATGCTTAAGTACGACTCAACTCACGGCCGTTTCAACGGTACTGTTGAAGTTGAAGGCGGTAACCTAATCGTTAACGGTAAAACTGTACGTGTTACAGCTGAGCGTAACCCAGAAGACCTTAAGTGGGATGCTATCGAAGTAGACGTAGTTGCTGAAGCAACTGGTCTTTTCCTAACTGACGAGACTGCACGTAAGCACATCACTGCTGGCGCTAAGAAAGTAGTTCTTACTGGTCCTTCTAAAGATGCAACTCCAATGTTCGTAATGGGCGTTAACCAAGCATCTTACGCTGGTCAAGACATCGTTTCTAACGCTTCTTGTACTACTAACTGTCTTGCACCTATCGCTAAAGTACTTAACGATAAGTGGGGCATTGAGTCTGGTCTTATGACTACAGTTCACGCTACTACAGCAACTCAAAAAACTGTAGATGGCCCTTCTGCTAAAGACTGGCGCGGTGGCCGTGGTGCTTCTCAAAACATCATCCCATCTTCAACTGGTGCAGCTAAAGCTGTAGGCGTTGTTCTTCCAGAACTAAACGGCCTTCTAACTGGTATGGCTTTCCGTGTACCAACTGCTAACGTATCTGTAGTTGACCTAACTGTTAACCTAAAAGAAGCTGCATCTTACGAAGCAATTTGTGCTGCAATGAAAGAAGCTTCTGAAGGCGAAATGGCTGGCGTTCTTGGTTACACTGAAGACCAAGTAGTATCACAAGATTTCATCGGTGAAGTTCAAACTTCAGTATTCGATGCTAAAGCTGGTGTTGCTCTAACTGACAAATTCGTTAAAGTTGTATCTTGGTACGACAACGAAATCGGTTACTCAAACAAAGTTCTAGACCTAATCGCTCACATCTCTAAGTAA
- a CDS encoding NADPH-dependent 2,4-dienoyl-CoA reductase, with protein MSAMYPHLLEPLDLGFTQLRNRVLMGSMHTGLEENKEGLHKLAAFYEERAKGGVGLIVTGGFSPNLRGRLTPFSAEFSKVKHAKAHQVVTEAVHKHGGKIALQLLHAGRYAMHPFAQSASGIKAPIAKFAPSEMSPRQIKKTIGAFANSAELAQVAGYDGIEIMGSEGYLINQFICKRTNMRYDEWGGSYEKRMRFPLEIVKSIREAVGKDFIIIFRLSMLDLVEQGSTFEDVVLLAQKLEEAGVTIINTGIGWHEARVPTIATQVPRGAFSWVTEKVKPYVSIPVVTCNRINTPEEAERILSSGQADMVSMARPFLADPDFVNKAAQDQAQFINTCIGCNQACLDNVFKGKRASCLVNPRACYETEIVVQPAQATKTIAVVGAGPAGLACATTLAQRGHKVDLIEKNDRIGGQFRLAMQIPGKEEFRETIRYFANQIDASGVNLKLDTEATFEMLLKYDEVVMAAGVEPRKLDIEGIDQENVVDYQTLIREKTPVGEKVAIVGAGGIGIDVATMLTEPTSHSLDDWLHEWGIDKNMEHPGGLYPYPDSFSDKTVWVMQRKAGRVGKGPGKTTGWIHKRTLEKRGVNLLGGVSYNKIDDQGLHISVGKKDQVLDADSVIVCAGQVSVRPFEDMWQEFGGKLHVIGGADYAGELDAVRAIRQGVELAIKL; from the coding sequence ATGTCTGCCATGTACCCACATTTACTCGAACCACTCGATCTTGGATTTACTCAGTTACGTAACCGTGTATTGATGGGATCAATGCACACGGGTTTAGAAGAAAATAAAGAAGGCCTCCACAAGCTTGCCGCGTTTTATGAAGAGCGAGCAAAAGGAGGCGTTGGCCTTATTGTTACCGGTGGTTTCTCTCCTAATTTACGTGGCAGATTGACCCCATTTAGTGCTGAGTTCAGTAAAGTTAAGCACGCTAAAGCTCACCAAGTTGTTACCGAGGCCGTGCATAAGCATGGAGGTAAAATTGCCCTTCAGTTGCTACATGCTGGCCGCTATGCCATGCACCCATTCGCGCAAAGTGCTTCGGGCATCAAAGCGCCAATCGCTAAGTTTGCACCGAGTGAGATGAGCCCTCGTCAAATTAAAAAGACCATCGGTGCTTTTGCCAACAGTGCAGAGCTAGCTCAGGTTGCTGGCTATGACGGCATAGAGATCATGGGCTCCGAAGGTTACTTGATTAACCAATTTATCTGTAAACGTACCAACATGCGTTATGACGAATGGGGCGGTTCTTATGAGAAGCGTATGCGTTTCCCGCTAGAGATCGTTAAATCGATTCGCGAAGCGGTGGGTAAAGATTTCATCATTATTTTCCGTTTATCGATGCTGGATTTGGTTGAGCAAGGCAGCACATTCGAAGATGTTGTACTTCTGGCTCAGAAGCTAGAAGAAGCGGGCGTGACCATTATTAATACCGGTATTGGTTGGCATGAAGCTCGTGTCCCAACTATTGCGACACAAGTTCCAAGAGGGGCATTCTCTTGGGTGACGGAAAAAGTAAAACCATACGTGTCGATCCCAGTGGTGACGTGTAACCGAATCAACACGCCAGAAGAGGCCGAACGTATCCTCAGTTCAGGACAGGCCGACATGGTATCAATGGCTCGTCCATTCTTGGCTGACCCTGACTTTGTTAATAAAGCCGCTCAAGACCAAGCGCAGTTCATTAACACCTGTATCGGTTGTAACCAAGCGTGTCTTGATAACGTATTCAAAGGCAAACGAGCGAGCTGCTTGGTGAACCCTCGCGCTTGTTACGAAACTGAAATTGTTGTGCAACCCGCTCAAGCAACCAAAACCATTGCCGTCGTCGGTGCTGGGCCAGCAGGTTTAGCTTGTGCAACAACGTTGGCACAGCGTGGGCATAAGGTTGATCTGATAGAGAAAAATGACCGCATCGGTGGACAATTTAGATTGGCAATGCAGATTCCGGGTAAAGAAGAGTTCAGAGAAACGATTCGTTACTTTGCTAACCAAATAGATGCATCAGGCGTGAACTTAAAACTGGATACTGAAGCGACGTTTGAGATGTTGTTGAAGTACGATGAAGTCGTGATGGCTGCTGGTGTTGAACCCAGAAAGCTTGATATTGAAGGGATAGATCAAGAAAACGTAGTCGACTACCAAACCTTGATTCGTGAAAAGACACCAGTAGGCGAAAAAGTCGCGATTGTTGGTGCCGGTGGTATCGGTATTGATGTGGCAACTATGCTGACAGAGCCGACTTCTCACAGCTTGGATGACTGGCTGCATGAGTGGGGCATTGATAAAAATATGGAACACCCTGGTGGACTTTATCCTTACCCTGATTCGTTCAGTGACAAAACGGTTTGGGTGATGCAGCGTAAAGCGGGTCGTGTCGGTAAAGGCCCGGGTAAGACTACAGGTTGGATTCATAAACGCACATTAGAAAAACGTGGTGTGAACTTACTTGGTGGCGTGAGCTACAACAAGATTGACGACCAAGGTCTACATATCAGCGTTGGTAAGAAAGATCAGGTACTCGATGCCGATTCCGTTATCGTGTGTGCGGGTCAGGTTTCAGTTCGTCCATTCGAAGACATGTGGCAAGAGTTTGGTGGCAAACTACACGTGATAGGCGGTGCCGATTACGCAGGTGAACTGGATGCCGTGCGTGCGATTCGACAAGGTGTTGAGCTGGCGATTAAGCTCTAA
- a CDS encoding NAD(P)H nitroreductase, which yields MDALDLLLNRRSIAKLSDPAPEGVALENIIKAGLRAPDHGALTPWRFVIAQGSGLQKLSDILVRAAEADESEEAVIEKVKKAPFRAPMVITIIAKVTEHEKVPAFEQHLSAGCAAQAMQMAAVAQGFQGFWRSGKWMFHPEVHQAFGLEGDDEIVGFLYLGTPGCTPMKAPERDFSKFVEFL from the coding sequence ATGGATGCTTTGGATCTATTGCTCAACAGACGCTCTATCGCAAAACTCTCTGATCCGGCACCTGAAGGTGTAGCGTTAGAAAACATCATCAAAGCGGGTTTACGAGCTCCAGACCATGGCGCATTGACACCGTGGCGCTTTGTTATCGCACAAGGTTCAGGGTTACAGAAACTTTCAGACATCTTGGTGCGTGCCGCTGAAGCGGATGAAAGCGAAGAAGCGGTTATCGAGAAAGTAAAGAAAGCGCCGTTCCGAGCTCCAATGGTGATCACTATCATCGCAAAGGTAACTGAGCACGAGAAAGTGCCTGCGTTCGAACAACACCTGTCTGCGGGTTGTGCTGCGCAAGCAATGCAAATGGCCGCAGTTGCACAAGGCTTCCAAGGTTTTTGGCGTTCAGGTAAATGGATGTTCCACCCTGAAGTGCACCAAGCTTTCGGCCTAGAAGGCGACGATGAAATTGTTGGCTTCCTATACCTAGGTACTCCGGGCTGTACGCCAATGAAAGCGCCAGAGCGTGACTTCTCAAAGTTCGTTGAGTTCTTGTAG